GCCACAGCAATCAGAACGGGCATGAACGTACCAGAAGTCTTAAGACCTATGATGACACGTAGGAACACAACAATCAGAGCACCGATAGGAATCAGCATGATGGTTTTAAACATCGCTTGCTCTTCTAGCGGTAGACTATGAATGGAAAGGTTTAACAGTTGATCCGCTGATACTTTACTGTTGGTTGCTTCAGTTGGAGTAACTTCCTGAGCAATCATAGAGAAGTGAACTTTACTGTTCTGACCGCCAACCACGTCTAATAGAGATACATTTGATTCATCCCAAATTAACAGGTTTGGTTGAACTTGCTGCTCGCTCGATTCAGGAGAGAATAGAACCCACTGGTTATTATCCCAAATTTGGTTCATGTGTTGGATTGATTGGCGACGACGTCCGTCTTCCAGTTCAATAACACCGACGACTTTGTTGTGGATTTTAGCGGCAGAAAGTAGCTTGTGTGTCGCTTCCACTTTGGTCATGTTATTCAGAATCAGCGCTGAGTTTTGGCTGTCTGGATCGTTAAGCGTTTTGATTAACTCACGAGTAAAGGTGATGTTGTCTGCTGAGCGCTTGGTTGCTCTGTCAATCAAAGCAAGGGCCGCGGCTTCTTCAGGACCATCAAAGCTTGGTTGAGCCACATCACCTTCTGGAGGTGTTGAGGTAACGTTCGCTTGGCTATCGACTAAGAACTGTGTCTTGTAGTAGATAGTCTGCGGACCATCTGCGTGACGAATTGACCACTCAGCACGGCGACCTGAATCTGTATTCAAGTACGAAATGCCATAGCCTGGTGATGAAGCTGACTCGCCGATAAGTGTAAAGTTAGACTGTGTGTGAGGTGCGGCTAGTGAAACTTTTGCTTCTTTGCCCACTGCATTGAATTCGATACGAGCTTCAATGTCCCAAACCTGATTAGTCTCGCCTGGAGTCCAGGGTACACCGTAGGTTGTATGTCTGAACATACTCAGGGTTATACCTGCCACGATGAGCAGGAAAATAGAGATATAAAATGGAATTCTTGACGTCATAGCTTACCCTACTATTGTTATTTAACTTCCGTTTGTACGTACTTTTTACTTACATCTACTAGCGCTATGTCTTTGATAAATTCGCGCCCTAGTAATACAGGGTGACTCATTTGAGAGCGATCCGCCAATGTAAATTGCGCTTTTTCATGGATTTTTCCGACTTTTACCCATAATTCGATCACAGCTCGACGTTCTGTCTGGTCATTGGTTGACTGACGGATTTTCACATAACGTACAACGGGCGCTTCGATCCATTTTTGGTCTTCTTTTGCTTGTGCTTTATCTGCCAAATGGAACTTAACCCAATCTTTACCGTTGCGTTCGAATTCTTTGATGTCGACGGCATTTAAAGAAGAGGTGGTTGCGCCAGTATCAACACGAGCATCGAAGCTTTGTTTGATAGAGTCGATCGATACTTTTTCAATACCGCCTAGAATAGTCGGCTGTGATGTAGGAGCGGTAGGTGCAGCTGCAACGGCAACAGGCTCGGCTTCTTTTAGCTCTTCAATGACCCTGTGTTCCATACTGGTCAGGTGAACATCTAATTGACTAGAAAGAGTGGTAATTTCGTCTTCCAAGCTTTCAATATAGTCACTTTGATTACTTAGCTGCAGTTCAAGATTTTGAACCTTGTTTGCGATGTTTGTCTCTGAGCGGGAAATAGCGTCGAGAGTTTCTTGATGGTAGGTAGCACCGCTCGTGAGGGTGCAACCAGAGAGCAAACCAACCGCCACGATAGGCGATAATCGCTTAAACATATAAAAACCTTTGGAAATTAGAGAATAGTTCAGACTATTTAGAAGTTTATCCCACAAAAAAGGATGCGTGAAGCATCCTATTGTAAGAGTCTGGTCATATTGAATCGCAATGTGAGCGCAACGAAAATTATTGTCACTTAAGGGCGCTTACTTATTAAA
Above is a window of Vibrio atlanticus DNA encoding:
- a CDS encoding ATP-dependent zinc protease — its product is MFKRLSPIVAVGLLSGCTLTSGATYHQETLDAISRSETNIANKVQNLELQLSNQSDYIESLEDEITTLSSQLDVHLTSMEHRVIEELKEAEPVAVAAAPTAPTSQPTILGGIEKVSIDSIKQSFDARVDTGATTSSLNAVDIKEFERNGKDWVKFHLADKAQAKEDQKWIEAPVVRYVKIRQSTNDQTERRAVIELWVKVGKIHEKAQFTLADRSQMSHPVLLGREFIKDIALVDVSKKYVQTEVK
- a CDS encoding inactive transglutaminase family protein translates to MTSRIPFYISIFLLIVAGITLSMFRHTTYGVPWTPGETNQVWDIEARIEFNAVGKEAKVSLAAPHTQSNFTLIGESASSPGYGISYLNTDSGRRAEWSIRHADGPQTIYYKTQFLVDSQANVTSTPPEGDVAQPSFDGPEEAAALALIDRATKRSADNITFTRELIKTLNDPDSQNSALILNNMTKVEATHKLLSAAKIHNKVVGVIELEDGRRRQSIQHMNQIWDNNQWVLFSPESSEQQVQPNLLIWDESNVSLLDVVGGQNSKVHFSMIAQEVTPTEATNSKVSADQLLNLSIHSLPLEEQAMFKTIMLIPIGALIVVFLRVIIGLKTSGTFMPVLIAVAFVQTQLVTGIVGFLLIVGTGLVIRSYLSKLNLLLVARISAVIITVIMIISIFTVVAFKIGLTEGLSITFFPMIILSWTIERMSILWEEEGAKEVVLQGGGSLFTAVLVYLGMTNPFIQHLTFNFIGLQLVILATILLLGNYTGYRLTELRRFKPLTED